TCTGATCCACCCAAACTCACATCTAAAACATTTTGAAGAGCAGCAAGATCACCTTCACGCCCAACCGACACCTGCCCCACCAATGTCCCTGGCTCCATAGCAGCTTCCGCAACGTTTTGCGGCACACTAAATGAATGAACAAAAAGCAGCACAAGGGACATTAGCATGACATATACTCGAAACTTCTTTTTGTTCATTTTGTGATGCTCCCTTCCTTTACTGTTCTCTGATTGGGTAAATTCCATCATCTATACAAATGATATAATTTAATGCAAGATAAGGCTGCTGGTTGTTATGCGGCTGATTTCCGCCAACCGGATTCAACGCATCTGCTTTCATCGACACTTTGGTGTCCGTGCCCGACTTATAAGGTTTTCTGCTTCTCCCACTTTCTGTACACCAGATCGCCTGCTCAGGGCTTGATACACCGGTAGTTGATGCAGAGCTTTGTGGGATGTGATTATGCAGGGGTGTCTGGGATTCATTTAATGTTACTGTTGGATCTCCTTTTTTATCACCGATTTTCCAGTAGATTGTTCCACCGGTTGCCTGACCCTGTTGAACCGGCACACGGTCTCTTAAATCAGGAAGGTTAAAGTATGTCCTGCTGTCTCCACCATAAACAGATCCAATCACACTAAATAACCCCTGATATTGATTCACATTCAATGGTGATCCGTCACAAAAAGCCCATCCTTGTGGTGCATAAGTGCCTGAAAAGATTTTGATTTCTCCAAGGTATGAATTCATACTTTCACTCCTAACCTCTCGAAGGATAATAGCCGTTTAATGCTATGTAGTACATCATGGTTAAGTAAGGTTGCATATTTGTGTGAGGTGAGCTTGCACCCGCAGTGGCAATCGCTTCGTCACTCATTACTGTATCCCCGTTTGCCGAATAGGCGTTTACCGTATCAGTGGATGTATCCGAGCTGTATACTGTTCCCCATATATTATTGGCAGGAGACAGCTGATTCGCTCTTCCGGAATCAGCAAATACCTGATGCGTGTGATTCGGAATTTCATTGACTGTTAATGTATGTTGATCTTCACCAGCTGATGTTCCTTGCGGGTTTAAGGGACCTCTGTGCATCGGTACTCTCCCTCTGAGATCAGGTAACGCGAATGTCGTTTTACCATCTCCACCATACATTGTGCCGATTATTGAATATAAAGCCTGATTTGACTGGATAGACAGCAGTTGTCCATTGCATTCTGCCCAACCGTTGATTCCACGCTGATATGGAAAGAGTTGAATATCTCCTACATATTGTTCTCCCATGCTTCTTCCTCCTTTAATAGTCAGTTGGATATAGACCATTTAATGCAATGATAAAATT
The sequence above is drawn from the Jeotgalibacillus aurantiacus genome and encodes:
- a CDS encoding phage tail protein, whose protein sequence is MGEQYVGDIQLFPYQRGINGWAECNGQLLSIQSNQALYSIIGTMYGGDGKTTFALPDLRGRVPMHRGPLNPQGTSAGEDQHTLTVNEIPNHTHQVFADSGRANQLSPANNIWGTVYSSDTSTDTVNAYSANGDTVMSDEAIATAGASSPHTNMQPYLTMMYYIALNGYYPSRG
- a CDS encoding phage tail protein: MNSYLGEIKIFSGTYAPQGWAFCDGSPLNVNQYQGLFSVIGSVYGGDSRTYFNLPDLRDRVPVQQGQATGGTIYWKIGDKKGDPTVTLNESQTPLHNHIPQSSASTTGVSSPEQAIWCTESGRSRKPYKSGTDTKVSMKADALNPVGGNQPHNNQQPYLALNYIICIDDGIYPIREQ